The Beijerinckiaceae bacterium RH AL1 genome has a segment encoding these proteins:
- a CDS encoding protein of unknown function (ID:RHAL1_02439;~source:Prodigal:2.6), whose amino-acid sequence MSDTILFAGARSRILVTGEQTDQCWALLSNEKPAGSATPVHLHRQDTELLYVLSGELTVEAGGSTRILALGEVAVLPENQPHRLSNRSAGEARYLLLSAPAGFERFTLEVGERAVRDDEPAKPLTDDVLQRILEVAPSYGIEILDDAALLGASAASETQAAEIVDVIGICIEVLAQAGPGESDPILLRAELPPSAMIPLHSHREPECFVVLEGRLEVHVDGVWHGCDPGAHVFIPSGARHAVRNSRSAPTIAICATSASLASFFRAAGGPPGAHPPGPPSREQMERLVEAALAHGHTLYGPEEQAAAGLEVGPAS is encoded by the coding sequence ATGTCCGACACGATCTTGTTTGCAGGCGCACGATCGCGAATTCTCGTCACAGGCGAGCAGACGGACCAGTGCTGGGCTTTGCTCAGCAATGAAAAGCCGGCCGGCAGCGCGACACCGGTTCACCTGCATCGCCAAGACACTGAATTACTTTACGTTTTGTCCGGCGAGCTGACGGTCGAGGCAGGCGGCAGCACACGTATCTTGGCCCTCGGCGAGGTTGCCGTGCTTCCGGAGAACCAGCCGCATCGCCTCTCGAATAGAAGCGCGGGGGAAGCGCGTTACCTGCTGCTCAGCGCACCGGCAGGGTTCGAGCGCTTCACGCTCGAGGTCGGTGAACGCGCGGTGCGCGATGACGAGCCTGCCAAGCCTCTCACGGATGACGTCCTGCAGCGTATCCTGGAGGTTGCACCCTCTTACGGCATCGAGATCCTCGACGATGCGGCGCTCCTGGGCGCGAGCGCCGCAAGCGAAACGCAGGCAGCCGAGATCGTAGACGTGATCGGCATTTGCATCGAGGTGCTCGCGCAAGCCGGCCCCGGCGAAAGCGATCCGATCTTGTTGCGCGCCGAGCTACCGCCAAGCGCGATGATCCCACTTCATTCGCACCGGGAGCCCGAGTGTTTCGTCGTGCTCGAAGGCAGGCTCGAGGTCCATGTCGATGGCGTGTGGCATGGCTGCGATCCCGGCGCGCACGTCTTCATCCCGAGCGGGGCTCGCCACGCCGTCCGCAATTCCAGGAGCGCTCCGACGATCGCGATCTGCGCGACCTCCGCTTCCCTTGCGAGCTTCTTTCGCGCTGCAGGCGGCCCGCCCGGCGCCCATCCACCCGGGCCGCCGTCGCGGGAGCAGATGGAACGCCTCGTCGAGGCCGCCCTCGCGCACGGCCACACCCTCTACGGGCCCGAGGAGCAGGCTGCCGCCGGGCTCGAGGTAGGACCCGCGTCATGA